The following proteins come from a genomic window of Rutidosis leptorrhynchoides isolate AG116_Rl617_1_P2 chromosome 10, CSIRO_AGI_Rlap_v1, whole genome shotgun sequence:
- the LOC139870024 gene encoding uncharacterized protein, whose translation MEGLTTKVYNGVKCYLRTRGYDRLGTTGANFSEYEEASGGTRRRRRKRSLLRIRINPRLKINLGGSPRKLFIGLRDAYVKIMMKLANTSVVRGRTMTGFSGDGFGKTMVREYDEKMIIEIYEALAIKRNDHYHDEIQSHLVSSV comes from the coding sequence ATGGAGGGCTTGACAACAAAAGTGTACAACGGTGTAAAATGTTATTTGCGAACGCGAGGATACGACCGCCTCGGTACCACCGGTGCCAACTTCAGTGAATATGAAGAGGCGTCTGGTGGCACAAGGCGAAGGAGGAGGAAGAGGAGTTTGTTGCGGATTAGAATAAATCCGAGGTTGAAAATCAACCTAGGTGGGTCACCCCGGAAGTTGTTTATAGGGCTTCGTGATGCTTATGTGAAGATTATGATGAAGTTGGCTAATACATCGGTCGTGAGGGGAAGAACGATGACCGGGTTTAGTGGAGATGGATTTGGGAAGACAATGGTTAGGGAATATGATGAGAAGATGATAATCGAGATCTATGAGGCTTTGGCGATCAAGCGAAATGATCACTACCATGATGAGATCCAATCTCATTTAGTTTCTTCAGTTTAA